A single Ziziphus jujuba cultivar Dongzao chromosome 11, ASM3175591v1 DNA region contains:
- the LOC132799977 gene encoding homogentisate solanesyltransferase, chloroplastic-like, whose protein sequence is MHVNFFELTFPIFCCICRVNKPYLPRAAGDLSVKSAWFLVIFFAVTGLLTVGLNFGPFITSLYTPGLFLGTIYSDPPFRMKRFPVAAFLIIATVQGFLLNFAVYYATRAALGLAFEWSAPVAFIATFVTLFALVIAITKDLPDVEGDRK, encoded by the exons ATGCATGTAAACTTCTTTGAACTTACTTTCCCtattttttgttgcatttgcaggGTAAATAAACCTTATTTACCTAGAGCTGCAGGGGATCTCTCAGTTAAATCGGCATGGTTCTTGGTGATATTTTTTGCAGTGACTGGCCTGTTGACTGTTGGATTAAATTTTGGGCCATTTATTACTTCTCTCTATACTCCTGGTCTCTTCCTTGGTACCATCTATTCTGATCCTCCATTTAGAATGAAGAGATTTCCTGTTGCTGCGTTTCTTATAATTGCTacg GTACAGGGATTCCTTCTCAACTTTGCTGTATATTATGCCACGAGAGCTGCCCTTGGTCTTGCATTTGAGTGGAG TGCACCAGTGGCTTTTATTGCTACTTTTGTGACATTGTTTGCTCTGGTGATTGCTATAACAAAAGATCTTCCAGATGTTGAGGGAGACCGCAAGTAA
- the LOC125419480 gene encoding small ribosomal subunit protein uS7 — MAAAIGIAPDSVQPHFEVKLFNRWSFDEVQVSDISLADYIGVVPAKHATYVPHTAGRYSVKRFRKSQCPIVERLTNSLMMHGRNNGKKLMAVRIIKHAMEIIHLLTDLNPIQVIVDAVVNSGPREDATRIGSAGVVRRQAVDISPLRRVNQAIYLLTTGAREAAFRNIKTIAECLADELINAAKGSSNSYAIKKKDEIERVAKANR, encoded by the exons ATGGCTGCTGCAATTGGAATCGCTCCGGATTCAGTTCAGCCTCACTTTGAGGTGAAGCTCTTCAACAGATGGAGCTTCGACGAAGTCCAG GTTAGTGACATCTCTTTGGCCGATTACATTGGAGTTGTCCCGGCCAAGCATGCCACCTATGTTCCTCATACTGCTGGGAGGTACTCTGTCAAAAGGTTCAGGAAATCCCAATGTCCGATAGTGGAGAGACTTACAAACTCACTGATGATGCACGGGAGAAACAATGGCAAGAAGCTCATGGCTGTGAGGATTATCAAACATGCTATGGAAATTATCCATTTGCTGACTGATTTGAACCCCATTCAAGTCATTGTTGATGCCGTTGTTAACAG TGGACCAAGGGAAGATGCAACTCGTATTGGATCAGCTGGTGTGGTCAGGCGTCAGGCTGTGGATATTTCCCCTTTGAGACGTGTTAATCAGGCTATCTATCTCCTTACCACTGGTGCTCGTGAGGCTGCTTTTAGAAACATCAAAACAATTGCAGAATGTTTGGCAGATGAACTCATAAATGCTGCCAAGGGTTCATCCAACAG TTATGCCATCAAGAAGAAAGATGAGATTGAGAGGGTTGCC